In the genome of Pirellulales bacterium, the window ACCATGCAGCATATCGTCGTCGACAAGGTTGAGGCAGAGCTGATCCGCAGGGCGGGCAGAAGCATTCAGGTCTTGGATGCGGCCGGGAAGATCATTGGGTATGTTACTCCTGCTCCGCCAGAAGAGGAGGTTGAGCGCGTAAAAGCTTGGCTCGTCGAAGAGCAAAACGATCCGGTGTACTCCACCGAGCAGGTCCTAGAACATTTGCGGTCTTTAGAGAAATCATGAGCCGGTATAGCGTTGTCTGGCGGAGAAGAGCCGACAACCAGCTTGCTGAATTGTGGCTGGATACCGACGACCGCGCCTCGATTACCGCCAACGCTGACGAGATTAACCGCCGATTGGCCGAGCAGGCGCCGGAATGGGGCAACGAAATCATTGCCAATCTTCGGTGGATGGAGGTCTCAAAGTTGCGAGTCTATTTATGATCTCTGAGTTGGATCGGCGCGTCGACGTGGTTGCCATCTTTGCGCGGACAAGCGGCAGCAGTGATATTGAGCCGTAGATACGACATGAACTACTTCACCCACAGCGTTGTCGATGATCAGGAGGCAGCCTTGATAAAGAAGGCAGCGAAGATGGTGCAAGTGGTCGACAAGGAAGGCAACCTAGTCGGTTATGTTACTCCGGCACCGATTGACGAAGAATTGGAAAAGTGGCGGCAACGACTAACCGTCGACGAGCCGACGTTCACGACTGAGGAGGTGCTGAATCATCTACGTTCGTTGGAACAACAATGAGCCGTTTCACCGTGGCCTGGGCCTTACCGCGTTGGGCGAAGTTGCTGACGTATGGACCAAAGCCGCGAACCGCAACGAAGTCAGCTCCGCTGTTGACGTAATCGAACGAAAACTCCGCGAGAATCCGGCGGGGTTTGCTGACGGACAGGTTGAAGACTTGTATTTTCTGGCCGAATCGCCGCTGCGCGTTGGCTTCACGATTAATGACGCTTCGCGAACGGTAACCGTTGTCGGACTTGGAGTATTGCGCCAGCGATAGCCAACAGCGAGTTTTTTAACCAACGTCTAACGAATGAACTACTTCGCCCACGGCCGCCGGTTCACCGACGAGCCTTATTTTCTGGCCGGCACGGCGGTGCCCGATTGGCTGAATGTGGTGGCCCGGCAGGTCAAGGTGCGGTCGAAACATGCCCGGCCCTTTGTCGACCATGCCGATCCAAAGCTGGCGGCGTTGGCCCGAGGCATCGAGCAACATCATGCCGACGACCGCTGGTTCCACGAGACCCGCGCTTTCGCCGAGTTATCGTGGCACTTCACGGCCCAGATCCGCGACGGTCTGCCGGCCGACGACGGACTGCGGCCGAGTTTCTTGGGGCACATTCTGGTCGAGCTCCTGCTCGATGCTTGTCTGATCCGCCAGGCACCGGCCGAGCTCGATGCCTACTATCGGGCGTTGGCCGCCGTCGATGGCCGTTGGTTGGAAGCGGCGGTGGGGCAAATGGCGACCGGCCATCCCGCATCGCTGGGCGATTTTGTTCCGCTATTTATTCGCGAGCAATTCTTGTGGGATTACCTTGACGACGGCAAACTGTGTTATCGGCTGAATCAGGTCATGCGGCGGGTCGGGCTGGCTTCGCTGCCCGACACATTCCGCGGTTTGCTGCCCGAAATGCGGCAGATGGTTCAGGGACGCCAGCATCCTCTTTTGAGCGATGGCTCGTAGTAACTCGACGGTTGTCGACACGGCGATCATGTTGAACTCGAAACGACACTAGTCCGCCAACTTTGACCGCAAGGCTTTTATCTCATCGCTCAGCTTTTCCATCTGCTGCTGGAGTGATTCGACGTTGCGGCCGAGTTCTTCCAACTTCTTTTCCATGTCGCTGCGCTCGACGCGAATAACATTGGGTACGGGCTGTGGCTCGACGGCCCGCGGCAAGCCGGGGGCTGGCGGGATCCGCAGCGCCCTGGCAGCGGTCCGTAATCGCTCAAGCTCCTGCGGCGTGGCCGGCACCGCGACGGTCTTGCCGTCTTCAGACAACAGATAAAGCTTTTCGGGACGCACAAGGTTAGCGCCGGGGGCGACGGGTGCGATCAGCTTCGTAGGCTGCGGCAAACCGACACGCAAATCCCGCGCGGCAGGCGCGCGGCCGAGGGTGACTTCAAGCTTTTGTTCCTGCTCATCGCGGAGGACGGTGACGGCGATTTTCTCGCCAGCCGCGTGTCGCGCCACGGCAGACATGGCCTCGGCGCCCGACGTGATCTTTTCACCGTCGATCGCCAGCAATTCGTCGCCGTCAAGTATGCCACCGGCTCCCGCGGGTGAGTCGGGCAAGGGATGCACGAACACACGTGGGCCGTCTTCGGTCTTGCGATCGATCTTAATCCCTAGCCAACCGCGATGTATGACCACGGTGTTTTCGAGCTGCCGCGCTTGCAACAAGGCGCGAACTCCATCGACCGGCACCGCAAAGTTCGCGGAATCTTCGCCGGGACTGCGGGCGATCTTGCCGGCGATCACGCCCACCAGGAGCGCTTCGCTGTCGACCAGCGGCCCGCCGGCGCTCATTTGCCCCACTGCCAAATCGAGTTGCAAGAAGCCGCCCGCGGGCGCGCCCTGGCGCGCCGCGATCATGCCTTGGGCCGCCGCGCGCCCACGATCATGAGTGCAAAAGGCGGCGAAAACCTGGTCGCCAACCTCGGCCTGAGCCTCGACCAGCGAGAGGTGCGGCAAAGCTTGGCCGTCGATCTTCAACAAACGCAGGCCGGTGCGGCGGTCTTCTACTAAAACTTTCCCCGACAAGCGACGCCCGTCTTCGAAAACGACGGTGTACCGGCCTTCGCCGTGCTCGCGGCTGAGGGTCACGACCAAGCCGTCGGCTGAGACCACGACGCCGCTGGACAGCGCCAGGTCAGGGATTGGCTGTGATTGGGCGCCCACGATCCTGTTCCGTACCGTTTCTTGCCCCGTCGCCGGATCGATCTCCACCCATTGTTCTTCTCGAATCTGTCCGCTATTTGTCGGCGGCGACGGTTGGTCGGCTTTCTGCTCGGCACGCCACTCGACCGCGACGGTGGCGGCCAGCGCCTTTTTCACCGCTTCGCGGCTCCCCGCATCCGCAGGCCAAGCCGTTGCCAGAACTGCTAAGAAGGAAAAGACGCTGAAGAACGTGCGGACCTGACGGCCGTACCACCACAACGAAGATGGGAAATCGCCATTCATTTTGTGCTCCTAGTGCGAATCAAACCGGTTAAATAATGTCGCCGTTTTCGATCTCCTCCTCGATGCCAAGGACCGCGCGAACGGCCTCCCGCTCGGCCGGCGACAAATCGCGCATGTCGATCGGTTCGACTTGTTCGGGAACATAGAAACCCTTCACGATCGGTTCACCGCTGTCGGGGTCGCCGATGACAAACGGAATAGCCGGCAGTGCCCCGCGCGCTTCGACCGTCATGGATGATGGCAACGGAGCGGGTGCCTGCACATCGGCCTGTCGGGCGGCCGCCGTTTCGTTATCCTGCCGAATTGCCTCGGTGGCCGGCCGGTACGAGGGCGGCAAAGGCCCTTCCTCGCCGCTGCGCCAGCCGAACATTACCGCCGCCGCAGCCGCGGAAGCGATTGCGGTCGCCGCCAGTCGTTTTTGAACGCTGCGTCGCCGCCGACACTGATATTCGTTCAAAAGCTGCGCCGCCGGCCGGCTATCGGCGATGAGCAAGCGGCCGGCTTCGGCTTGCAGCCGTTCTTCGATTCGTGAATAGTTCGTCTCTTCACTCATGGATCACCTGTTCGTCAATTCTGCAAACGCCGCGGCGGCATCGCCGTTTTGTAACTTCTTGGCCAAGGCCCTCAAACCGTGGTGCAAGCGTGACTTCACGGTCCCCAGCGGACATTGCAGGACCTGCGCGATTTGTTCGTAGCTGAAATCCTCCGAATAGCGCAACAAGATCGCTTGCTTTTGTGCTTCGGGCAACTCCGCCACCGCGCTCCACAAGGATTGCCGCCATTCCTCGGCCACGATCTGCTTGTCCGGCGCGGCGTCGTGGCGACCGGGCTTTTGGTCGAACCAGGCCATCCAAGACCGCCACCAGCGGCCTTTGCTGCGTAATCGCCGCCGGTGCTGGTTCAACAAAATCGAGTACAACCATGTGTGTACCTGGCTGGCGCCGTTGAACGCATGCCAGCCCCGTGCGGCCTGCAACATCGTTTCTTGTGCTAGGTCGTCGGCCTCCCAGGCGTCGACATTCGACAGCATCAGCGCCGCCCGGCGAATACGCGGGTAGTGCTCGATCAGGCAGTCGAAGTCGCGCTCGTCCACCGGCGGAGTGCGTGCAAGTTTTGTGAAACCGATCTATTTGTTCCCGCCGCCCGCAATTAGTTCAAGGCATTCTTGGGCGCGCAATGCCCCACAGGCTCGTGTAGTGGTCGGTCCAGAGCGGCAGCTCGGGTGCGGCCTTCAACGGTTGCCAACGAGCGTCTGACGCCAACGTACCGAAATCCGACGCTCGCCTGGCCAGCAGCACCCAGTGCGACACCGACTTGCCGGCCTCCGTTTCGTCGAAGCCAATCTGCAATTCATTCTGATCCAGGCCGGCCAGATCCGATGCCCGTGCCAGGTTGCCCAAGACCGGCGCCAGGTCAAGAAACTGGTTCGAGATGTGAAACGCCAGCAGCCCGCCAGGAAGAAGCTTTCGCAGGTACATCTCGATCGCCTCGTGCGTCAGCAGGTGTACCGGGACGGCGTCGCCGCTGAAGGCATCGACCACGATCAGCCCGTAATGCCGGTCGGGCGCCGCCCGCATCGACAACCGGGCGTCGCCCAGCACCACGCGGCAATTCGCCCGGCTGTCTCGCAAAAAGGTAAAATAGCGGTCGTCACGGGCAATCTTCTCCACCTGCGGGTCGATCTCGTAGAAGGTGAATTCCTGCCCCGCTCGGCCGTAATAGGCCAGCGATCCGACCCCCAGGCCGACGACCGCGACCGGCGGCTTGGCCCGCATCACGGGCACGGCCGCGTGGAACGCCTGTCCGATCGGGCCCGTGGGGTGGTAGTAAATCAAGGGCACATCGCGGATCTTGGGGTCGTCGCTGCGGCGCTGCTGGCCGTGGCGAATGCGGCCGTGCGTGAGGCAATAAAACTTGTCTTCCGCGTCGGTTTGCACCAGCAGCACGCCATAAAAATCGCGCTCGCGCAGCTTGACGTGATCGACCACGTCGTCGTAAAAGCCGATGACCACAAAAATCGCCCCGGCGCTCAGCCCAAACGACACGGGCCTGCCGACGGCAAGAACGCAGATCGCAATGCAGAGCACGATCGGCGTGTCGGAACGGTCTTGCCAGCGTGTGAATAAGATGAGTGCCGAAATCAGTCCGGCCAAGGCCGCCACCAGAGCGTCGAGCCAGAACCGGTTGCCGGGCCAGTGCCAAAGCACGAGCGGCGAAAGTGCGCAGGCCAAGGACATGGCCAGCGGATATTCCAACAGCGAGTTGAACAGCAGCGGAGCCAGCAGCGCGTTGAACAAACCGCCCAGCACGCCGCCCAGCGACAACCAGAAGTAATACTCGCTGAGAAACATCGCCGCCGGCCGGGTGCGGGCCAGTTCCCCGTGGCAAACCATCGCGGCACTGAAGAAGGTGGCCAGGTGAATCGCGGCCAGCCGCAGCATCGAGTAGTTCTCGCCCGCGTGCGACGTAAACAAGTGATAAATCTGCGCCAGCACCAACAGCGGCAGCGCCACGGCGAACAGCCGCGGCAGCCAGGCCGGCATACGCGAAAACACCAGCATGAAGCTGAGCAGATACAAGGCCAGCGGCACAATCCAGATCAAGGGCACCGGCGAGACGTCGCTGGAAAGATACGACGTCACGCCAAGCAGCAAGCTCGAAGGGACGAATGCCCATGCAATCCAACGCAGCCGCGTGATGATCGTGGACGGCGAAACTCGCGACGCCGACGGCTTGCGCTGCGTGGCGCCTTCTTCGCACGGCGCCTGCCGCCGCCGCCAGACCACAACCATGCAGGCCAAAATCAGGACCGCGAAAACGGCGTACCCCACGGCCCAGATTCGGCTCTGCTGGCCAAGTGTCAGATTCGGTTCGACCAACAACGGATACGCCAACAGTCCCAGCATGCTGCCGGCGTTGCTGGCCGCGTACAGATAATACGGATCGCCGGCATGCCGGTGTCGCGTGGCGGCCAGCCACTGTTGCAGCAGCGGCGAAGTGGAAGCCAGCACGAAGAAGGGCAGACCGACCGTGGCGCACAGCATGCCGGCCAGCGCCGCGATCGGCTCGCTTTGCCCCTGGGGCGCCCACTCCGACCGCACGGCGAACGGCAGCACCAGTAAGGGAACGGCCAGCACGAGCAAATGCGCGACGAGCTGGCCGCCGGTGCGGCGCCAGCGGGTCAGCCCGTGAGCGTAGGCGTAGCCGGCCAGAAGCGCCGCTTGAAAGAAGGCGAGGCAGGTGTTCCACACGGCCGGCGCGCCGCCGAAGTCGGGCAGCAGCATCTTGCCGATCATCGGCTCGACGAGAAACAGCAGGGCCGAGGCGGCAAACAGCGTGACGGCGAAGAGAACAGCCATGCGGCCAGCGTGTGGGGCGTTGCGTGCGCGGCGGACGCCACGTCGGCTGCCGCATCGACTTCGATTTTAGACGCCGCGGCCGAGTTGTTCCATCGCCCTTGCCGTCACCGTTCAGTGGACAAACGCCGCAAAAACCCGGTGAACATTCGACGACGTAACCCTATACACCACAAGCAGATACAAAAAGTGTACATGCGCTATTGACTATGAACAGCAGTATATTATACTTGGTCGTGGGGCAAGACCCAATTCAACCCGCCTTAAGCAAAGGACCAACGATCATGACTTACATGGACCACCTGACCGCGCGTCAGAAAGAGGTATACGAGTTTATCCGCGAGAAGATCCGCAACCGCGGCTACGGCCCCACGGTGCGAGAAATCGGCGCCAATTTCGACATCAGCTCGCCCAACGGCGTGATGTGCCATCTGAAGGCCCTGGAGAAGAAGGGTCTGATTGTCCGCGAGCCGAACATGTCGCGTGCCATCATGCTCACCACCGAGCATGCCAGTAATCGCGGGCTGCCCTTGGCCGGGCAGATTGCCGCCGGCGTGCTGCACGAGGCCGTCGAGCAGACCGAGAGGGTCGACTTCAGCGATATGTTCAGCGATGATTCCATGTTCGTGCTCAAGGTCAAAGGCGACTCGATGGTCGACGACCAGATTGCCGACGGCGATTATGTGGTCGTCAAGCGGCAGCACACGGCGCAACGAGGACAGACCGTGGTGGCGATCACCAACGACAACGAGGCCACGCTCAAACGCTGGTATCCCGAAGGCAAGCGCATTCGCTTGCAGCCGTCCAACTCGTCGATGAAGCCGATCTACGTGACCGATGCCCGCGTGCTCGGCGTGTTGGTGGGCGTGGTGCGAAAGGTGGGTTGATGGCGATTGACGAATGGTTCGATTGAATGGATTTGCAATTTGAGCACGCGCCTCAAACGGTGACGATTGCCGCGGGCGATCTGCACGTCGTGTTCTCGCGCCGTGGCGATCGTTACGGGCATGAGGTGTGGTGCGCGCGCGGAGAGGAGCGAATGCTGCTGGCCTCGGTGGAAGGAGCCGCCGAAGATCCTTGGCCGCCGAGTCCGCCGTTTCAGGAGTTGCACGTCGAGCAACGCGGCGACAAGCAGGTGGCGCTGCTTGTCGGCCGCGCGGGCCGCAGCCATTGGTCGTTGAGCGTGGAGCCGGACCTCGCCGACGGCTCCCTGGTGTTTGACGTCGCCTGCCGCTCAGCGGCTGCGATGGGCTGGTTGGGCAGCACCTATCGAATCGTCGATGCGGACGCGGCCAGGTCGCTCGGCAACGGCCGATTTCTTTTTGCGTCGGGGTATGAACTGCACGTTTCGGCAGGCGGGGTGGAGGCGGAGCAGGCCGGTGAAGAGCGCCGATTGCGGATCGCCGCGCGCGCGGAGCATTCGCATGCGCCGCAAACCGTACGCTGGCGATATCGGCTTGCGCCGATCGCACCCTGCATTTAGCGCGATCGATACTTCACGCGGCTCAGCGCGGCTGCAGCGGGCGGTGGGCCAGCACCGCGTGCGACCGGCTGCGGAATTGCGGAAACAGGACGTCGAGCCGGCAGCTCCGCAGAAGTTGCTGGTTGTCGTCGGAAAGGCCCGACAACCGCAACAGACCGCCCTGCTTTTGCAGCCGGCGGTGCAGTCCGATCAACTGGGCAATCAGCGCGCTCGTGAGCAGCGGCAATCGGTCGCACTCCAGCACGACGCGATAGACGAAGTGCTGCTTGACCACCGACCAAACGGACTCGGCCAGCGAACTAGCCTCCGGGTCGCCGTCGGCCGGGATTTCCAAGTGAACGAAGAGCCAGTCGGGCCCGCGCTCCACGTCGATCATCCAACCAGATGCCGGTGCGATCATGACAGTTGCTCCTTCAACCAAAGAAAAATGAGTCGGCCGCCTAAAATCCTCACGACAGGTGCTTCCATCATAAGGATTCGCCGAATTGCCGCAAGTGGTAGAGACGCTCGCGACGCCGTAATTGCGTGCTCGCCGCTTCGCCCCCTTGATGCGAGGGGCGAAAACGCCATACTAGCGTTTCTACATTCGACGAACCAACCTTTTGCCAATCTGCGAGGAGCAACCCCATGTCTCGATCTGGAGCCGTTACGTTCAAGGGCAATCCGATGACACTGGCCGGCAACGCCGTGACGGCCGGCCAGCAGGCGCCCGCCTTCAAGGCCTACCGCTTCGCCGACGGAAAGTTCGAGGAAGTCACGCCGGAGACCCTTAAAGGCAAGCCGACGATCATCAGCGTCGTCCCTTCGCTTGATACGCCCGTCTGCGCGAAGCAGACCAAGAACTTCAACCAGCAATTGGCCGCCTTCGGCGACAAGATCAACGCCATCACCATGAGCCTCGACCTGCCGTTCGCCATGAACCGCTTCTGCGGCGCCGAGGGCATCACCACGCTGAAGAGCGTGAGCGACTATCGCGACCGCAGCTTCGGCCAGAACTGGGGCATGCTGATCGAAGAATTGAAGATTCTGGCCCGCGGCACGTTCGTGCTCGACGCCAACGGCAAGGTCGTGCATGCCGAAACGGTCAAGGAAGTCGCCGAAGAGCCGAACTACGACGCCGCGTTGGAGGCACTGCGCAAGCTGGTGCATTGAGCCATGCAGCAAATCAAGCTGTTCAAGGGCATCGAACACAACCTGGCCGACCTGGAAGACGAGATCAACCGTTGGCTGGTCGAATCGCAGGCCGAGGTGCTGCAGATCGCCGGCAACATTGCGCCGCAGTCGGCCTCGCCGAAAGCCGGCGCCTCCGGGCTGACGCAGGGCGACTTTCCGCCTTCGGACATCTTGGTGATCGTGCTCTACAAGCGCCCGCCGGGGACGAAATAGCTAGTGCTCTGTCAATTCTCCATTGATGACGGCGCAAAACTTCGTAGGGTGGGACCGGCGAGCTTGCGAGCGCCGGCCCACCATGAAAACGACGTTGCTATCGGCGGGCCAGCGCTCGCAATCTCGCTTGCCCCACCTTACGTCCGCGACAACCCTGTGAATGATCCATCACAATCCACGAATGACAATGACAGATATCTAGGTCTTCAACCGCTTGCGATAGACCACCATGCTGTCGCCGTCGGCGTAATAATCGGGCACGATCGCCACTTCCTCGTACTGCTGCTTGATGTAAAACCGCCGCGTCAGGTCGTAGTGCGACAGCGAGGAGGTCTCGATCAGCAGGATGCGGCCGTGCCGCTGGCGGATGTCGTCTTCAGCAAACCGCAACAGCGTGCCGCCGATGCCGCGGGCCTGCGTCCGCTTGCTGACCGCGATCCAATACAAATACCAGGCATGGTCGGTCATCGCCGCCGGAGCGTAATAAGCGAAGCCGAGCACTTCGCCGCCGTCTTCATAGGTTACCGAACGGTGCCCGTGGGCGTGGTTCGTGGCGTGGTAATCGTTAAGCACTTCTTCCAGTGCGTCGATTTCGATCGGCTTGAAGACGCCGGTCTCGCGGGCCAGCGTGAGCAGCGGGAACTGGTCGGCGGGAATCGTCGGGCGAATCATTTGTAGTCCCTGGTCCGTGGCGCAGCAGCCCCGACGAACAGTGTAGCAGGGAAACGAACGCGAAAGAAACCGCACCCGCCGATCGCGACCACCTTGCAGACCAGCGACCTCTCCGCCATAACTGCAGCATGAACACGTACACCTCGCTACCTGTTCCTGAAGCCAGTGCCGCCGCCGGCGTGGCGCCGGCCACGGCGGTTGCCTTTACGGAAGGTCCGGCCGTCGATGCCGAGGGCAACGTCTATTTCTCGGACATCGAGAACAACCGCATCCTCAAACTCGCACCTGACGGCCGCCGCAGCGTGTTTCGCGAGCCGAGTCACCGCACCAACGGGCAGACCTTCGATCGCGAAGGGCGGCTGCTCCACTGCGAAGGCGCCGAGTTCGGCCCCGGCGGCGGCCGCCGCGTCACCCGCACGAACCTGGCCACCGGCAACGACGAGGTCTTGACCGACCGCTTCGAGGGCCGGCGCTACAATTCGCCCAACGATATCTGCGTCGATGGCCGGGGGCGCATCTACTTTACCGACCCCTGCTATGGCGACCGCTCGCAGATGGAAATGACCGTCGAAGGCGTTTATCGCATCGATCTCGACGGCCGGGTCGTCCGCATTCTCCAGCAGCCCGATGTCGAGCGTCCCAACGGGCTGGCCGTGACGCAGGATTGCCGGCGGCTGTATGTGGTCGATAGCTGCCCAACGCCGGGCGGAAACCGGAAGATTTGGTCGTTCGATCTCGACGACGAGGGCAATCCGCAGGGACATCGGCTGGTTTACGATTTCGCTCCCGGCCGCGGCGGCGACGGCATGCGGCTCGACGTGGAGGGCAACCTTTATGTGGCCGCCGGCGTCTCACGGCCCAGGCACGCCAACGAAACGGCCGACGTGCCGCCGGGCATCTATCTCATCACGCCCCAAGGCGAGTTGCGCGGCCGCATCCCCATTGGCGAAGACGTGCTCACGAACCTGGCTTTTGGCGGGCCCGATGGACGCACGCTCTACATCACCGCCGGCAAGACGCTGTTCACCACGCGCGTGGCGGTGCCCGGCCAAGTGGCCTGGCCGCGGTGGAAATGA includes:
- the lexA gene encoding transcriptional repressor LexA; amino-acid sequence: MTYMDHLTARQKEVYEFIREKIRNRGYGPTVREIGANFDISSPNGVMCHLKALEKKGLIVREPNMSRAIMLTTEHASNRGLPLAGQIAAGVLHEAVEQTERVDFSDMFSDDSMFVLKVKGDSMVDDQIADGDYVVVKRQHTAQRGQTVVAITNDNEATLKRWYPEGKRIRLQPSNSSMKPIYVTDARVLGVLVGVVRKVG
- a CDS encoding sigma-70 family RNA polymerase sigma factor, producing the protein MDERDFDCLIEHYPRIRRAALMLSNVDAWEADDLAQETMLQAARGWHAFNGASQVHTWLYSILLNQHRRRLRSKGRWWRSWMAWFDQKPGRHDAAPDKQIVAEEWRQSLWSAVAELPEAQKQAILLRYSEDFSYEQIAQVLQCPLGTVKSRLHHGLRALAKKLQNGDAAAAFAELTNR
- a CDS encoding STAS domain-containing protein encodes the protein MIAPASGWMIDVERGPDWLFVHLEIPADGDPEASSLAESVWSVVKQHFVYRVVLECDRLPLLTSALIAQLIGLHRRLQKQGGLLRLSGLSDDNQQLLRSCRLDVLFPQFRSRSHAVLAHRPLQPR
- a CDS encoding trypsin-like peptidase domain-containing protein, which produces MNGDFPSSLWWYGRQVRTFFSVFSFLAVLATAWPADAGSREAVKKALAATVAVEWRAEQKADQPSPPTNSGQIREEQWVEIDPATGQETVRNRIVGAQSQPIPDLALSSGVVVSADGLVVTLSREHGEGRYTVVFEDGRRLSGKVLVEDRRTGLRLLKIDGQALPHLSLVEAQAEVGDQVFAAFCTHDRGRAAAQGMIAARQGAPAGGFLQLDLAVGQMSAGGPLVDSEALLVGVIAGKIARSPGEDSANFAVPVDGVRALLQARQLENTVVIHRGWLGIKIDRKTEDGPRVFVHPLPDSPAGAGGILDGDELLAIDGEKITSGAEAMSAVARHAAGEKIAVTVLRDEQEQKLEVTLGRAPAARDLRVGLPQPTKLIAPVAPGANLVRPEKLYLLSEDGKTVAVPATPQELERLRTAARALRIPPAPGLPRAVEPQPVPNVIRVERSDMEKKLEELGRNVESLQQQMEKLSDEIKALRSKLAD
- the tpx gene encoding thiol peroxidase — its product is MSRSGAVTFKGNPMTLAGNAVTAGQQAPAFKAYRFADGKFEEVTPETLKGKPTIISVVPSLDTPVCAKQTKNFNQQLAAFGDKINAITMSLDLPFAMNRFCGAEGITTLKSVSDYRDRSFGQNWGMLIEELKILARGTFVLDANGKVVHAETVKEVAEEPNYDAALEALRKLVH
- a CDS encoding GNAT family N-acetyltransferase; this translates as MIRPTIPADQFPLLTLARETGVFKPIEIDALEEVLNDYHATNHAHGHRSVTYEDGGEVLGFAYYAPAAMTDHAWYLYWIAVSKRTQARGIGGTLLRFAEDDIRQRHGRILLIETSSLSHYDLTRRFYIKQQYEEVAIVPDYYADGDSMVVYRKRLKT
- a CDS encoding SMP-30/gluconolactonase/LRE family protein — translated: MNTYTSLPVPEASAAAGVAPATAVAFTEGPAVDAEGNVYFSDIENNRILKLAPDGRRSVFREPSHRTNGQTFDREGRLLHCEGAEFGPGGGRRVTRTNLATGNDEVLTDRFEGRRYNSPNDICVDGRGRIYFTDPCYGDRSQMEMTVEGVYRIDLDGRVVRILQQPDVERPNGLAVTQDCRRLYVVDSCPTPGGNRKIWSFDLDDEGNPQGHRLVYDFAPGRGGDGMRLDVEGNLYVAAGVSRPRHANETADVPPGIYLITPQGELRGRIPIGEDVLTNLAFGGPDGRTLYITAGKTLFTTRVAVPGQVAWPRWK
- a CDS encoding fused MFS/spermidine synthase encodes the protein MAVLFAVTLFAASALLFLVEPMIGKMLLPDFGGAPAVWNTCLAFFQAALLAGYAYAHGLTRWRRTGGQLVAHLLVLAVPLLVLPFAVRSEWAPQGQSEPIAALAGMLCATVGLPFFVLASTSPLLQQWLAATRHRHAGDPYYLYAASNAGSMLGLLAYPLLVEPNLTLGQQSRIWAVGYAVFAVLILACMVVVWRRRQAPCEEGATQRKPSASRVSPSTIITRLRWIAWAFVPSSLLLGVTSYLSSDVSPVPLIWIVPLALYLLSFMLVFSRMPAWLPRLFAVALPLLVLAQIYHLFTSHAGENYSMLRLAAIHLATFFSAAMVCHGELARTRPAAMFLSEYYFWLSLGGVLGGLFNALLAPLLFNSLLEYPLAMSLACALSPLVLWHWPGNRFWLDALVAALAGLISALILFTRWQDRSDTPIVLCIAICVLAVGRPVSFGLSAGAIFVVIGFYDDVVDHVKLRERDFYGVLLVQTDAEDKFYCLTHGRIRHGQQRRSDDPKIRDVPLIYYHPTGPIGQAFHAAVPVMRAKPPVAVVGLGVGSLAYYGRAGQEFTFYEIDPQVEKIARDDRYFTFLRDSRANCRVVLGDARLSMRAAPDRHYGLIVVDAFSGDAVPVHLLTHEAIEMYLRKLLPGGLLAFHISNQFLDLAPVLGNLARASDLAGLDQNELQIGFDETEAGKSVSHWVLLARRASDFGTLASDARWQPLKAAPELPLWTDHYTSLWGIARPRMP